The following proteins are co-located in the Hevea brasiliensis isolate MT/VB/25A 57/8 chromosome 11, ASM3005281v1, whole genome shotgun sequence genome:
- the LOC110657874 gene encoding uncharacterized protein LOC110657874 produces MSFAFPPMILPVFPPQRLQLNLVSKLEDHCEIVLIGSEIHYRRFIAQRSKDQVHYFWPLENSVVKEFEKIWCQVTDHLEGEINSCYHSGYVWERGVADYIAVVKIYQIVFFISDFPTMRMRIRGKARRFITLIDESYNHRCCLFCSTATSIDDAFQGTEEVSNLKQRQKVEETS; encoded by the exons atgtCCTTCGCTTTTCCTCCGATGATCCTTCCCGTCTTTCCCCCCCAACGCCTCCAG CTGAACTTGGTGTCAAAATTGGAGGACCACTGTGAGATAGTTCTGATTGGAAGTGAGATTCATTATCGACGTTTTATAGCTCAAAGATCTAAAGACCAG GTTCACTATTTTTGGCCATTGGAAAACAGTGTTGTGAaggaatttgagaaaatttggTGTCAGGTCACAGACCACTTGGAAGGAGAAATCAACTCCTGTTACCATTCCGGTTATGTTTGGGAG CGAGGAGTGGCAGATTATATTGCAGTtgtaaaaatttatcaaattgtCTTCTTCATCTCTGATTTTCCAACAATGAGAATGCGAATCCGTGGCAAG GCACGTAGATTTATCACCCTCATAGATGAGTCATACAATCATCGTTGCTGCCTGTTTTGTTCTACAGCTACTTCTATTGATGACGCATTTCAAGGAACTGAAGAGG TTTCCAATTTGAAACAGAGACAGAAGGTGGAAGAAACATCTTAG
- the LOC110657951 gene encoding EG45-like domain containing protein: TRLILFLVLYCTNEATKCNGYDQDQFPQGGYFLAASDGLWDNGAACGRKYQMRCISGPKRACKGGSIVVEVVDFCRDNPCPATLMLSNKAFDAVSRIPTAKINVEYIQI, from the exons ACTCGTCTGATTCTCTTTCTTGTGTTATACTGTACTAATGAAGCAACGAAATGCAACGGTTACGACCAAGATCAGTTCCCCCAAGGCGGATATTTTCTTGCAGCCAGTGATGGCTTATGGGACAACGGAGCTGCTTGTGGTCGGAAATACCAGATGCGGTGCATCAGCGGCCCCAAAAGAGCATGTAAGGGTGGATCCATAGTTGTAGAGGTGGTGGATTTTTGTCGTGATAATCCATGCCCAGCCACACTGATGCTCTCCAACAAAGCCTTTGACGCTGTCTCAAGAATCCCCACTGCCAAAATCAATGTCGAGTACATACA GATTTGA
- the LOC110657873 gene encoding probable sugar phosphate/phosphate translocator At5g25400 — translation MGKGGSLSDSVLKKILLSYTYVGIWIFLSFTVIVYNKYILDKKMYNWPFPISLTMIHMSFCATLAFLLIKVFKFVEPVTMSRDLYLSSVVPIGALYSLSLWLSNSAYIYLSVSFIQMLKALMPVAVYSIGVLFKREGFKTDTMVNMLSISFGVAIAAYGEARFDSWGVFLQLGAVAFEATRLVLIQILLTSKGITLNPITSLYYVAPCCLVFLFVPWIFVEYPVLKESSSFHFDFVVFGTNSLCAFALNLAVFLLVGKTSALTMNVAGVVKDWLLIAFSWSVIKDTVTPINLFGYGLAFLGVAYYNHAKLQALKAKEAQKKAQQADEETGRLLEDREGEGSGKRSESQN, via the coding sequence ATGGGCAAGGGTGGATCTCTCAGCGACAGTGTCTTGAAGAAGATCCTTCTCTCCTACACCTATGTTGGCATCTGGATCTTCCTCTCCTTCACTGTCATTGTTTACAACAAGTACATCCTCGACAAGAAGATGTATAATTGGCCTTTTCCCATCTCCCTTACCATGATCCATATGTCCTTCTGTGCCACTCTCGCTTTCCTTCTCATCAAGGTCTTCAAATTCGTTGAACCCGTCACCATGTCTCGGGATCTCTACCTCTCCTCCGTCGTACCCATTGGCGCTCTTTATTCTCTCAGCCTTTGGCTTTCCAATTCTGCCTACATCTACTTGTCTGTTTCCTTTATTCAGATGCTCAAAGCGCTCATGCCGGTCGCCGTCTATTCGATCGGGGTTTTGTTTAAAAGAGAGGGTTTCAAGACCGATACCATGGTCAACATGTTGTCGATCTCATTCGGCGTCGCTATTGCAGCTTATGGGGAAGCAAGATTTGATTCCTGGGGGGTTTTTCTCCAACTGGGAGCTGTTGCTTTTGAGGCCACCAGACTGGTATTGATTCAAATCTTGCTTACATCTAAGGGGATAACACTCAACCCTATTACTTCCCTTTATTACGTCGCGCCTTGCTGTTTAGTTTTCTTGTTTGTGCCTTGGATTTTCGTGGAATACCCTGTTTTGAAGGAGAGTTCGAGCTTTCATTTTGATTTTGTCGTCTTTGGGACCAATTCTTTATGTGCATTCGCCTTGAATCTTGCCGTGTTTTTACTTGTGGGGAAGACTTCCGCTTTGACAATGAATGTGGCTGGTGTGGTCAAGGATTGGTTGTTGATCGCTTTCTCTTGGTCAGTCATCAAGGATACAGTGACCCCAATTAACTTGTTTGGATATGGGCTTGCGTTTTTGGGTGTTGCCTATTACAATCATGCCAAATTGCAGGCATTGAAGGCTAAGGAGGCTCAAAAGAAGGCTCAACAAGCCGATGAGGAGACCGGAAGGTTGTTGGAGGACAGGGAAGGAGAAGGAAGTGGGAAGAGAAGTGAATCACAAAACTAA